From the genome of Uranotaenia lowii strain MFRU-FL chromosome 1, ASM2978415v1, whole genome shotgun sequence, one region includes:
- the LOC129738812 gene encoding germinal-center associated nuclear protein, producing the protein MSDDDVIVLDDSPQRKSISCEQIPELFLDKLIAKQHFSQFGRINRFILRPKRFSCTVEYESQQAAEAALARGNVFRDVRFNIYWTDDVPGGGGNGNGNDGNGLGAIDPEVQQELSIMSGGPSSLPQRQTTKAPMTNKQAIESFLKKTERFPNFPVVAPPKPSALRMVPAKLSEPLAPISIAVGSSSSSDPKINQTRSEFEVLARKPAFTAEERYRVLDARDKYVRSITDRTTDIRKVRSTQGTCEDMCPEKERYMRECKFQVASYESGEEGGQQMDHAKAIKQYSRSSADQEAPLALELRSERGLELSMGYLLHKIADKCEDEDVGLGDWFHYVWDRTRSIRKDITQQELCSVRAVRLVEQCARFHIHCAARLIAEEPSVFDQKINTENMTKCLQSLKYMYHDLGLKGVRCPNEAEFRGYVILLNLNDGNFLWEIKQLPKDILKSREVRFALEVYFAVENNNYVRFFRLVEKTTYMNACILLRYFNQVRSRALQTMLRAYTYRNPATFSLEHFCDILAFEDTEAAASFLEAYGLPVNADLGTVLMDPKLFERPEVPFQLERAYQLVESKRTTTVGEVISGEPLIDISLIHDHQLENSFNANGYFREDFLRDLMKQSKQLEPPISPVPLSPATDDDKLFKVPSPTSISPKPLFPKPAISSNQGLFQPSRFGATTSKIEIGAPAPVAPSIFSKSSPSPTLSGITPLSEERTPTPAAAMAATGHGSNMFGYVPFPGVGGAASGNSIFGSFQTPKTEGSSAALAGSIFGISKLQQHGDEQLKLNKQKQEEEQRRQKQLEEEQRELKRKLVEKQEQELRQQREAEEERIRRELIARKQAEIRRLKELEEEGKRQLEATVLKIAERIWTELSDDLIGQDVEQIAEECYYKHQVCEVLPQKNSDAIQEEVLGELVSELVREEMLVRQSLENRQLNIMRKFFKIWRKNAHQVVENRAQIENSPAWLPERGLTELARGCFEKHQTISMADMKRYLGGVSQILKIPERKEEKIDLFDLMRSHMSGGRKKRSESLIKNHVYWKLTISIPFKQEEDSSGFYYFINKWLKDAVNRYIEADGKCLFLEAQESAAARERLVVCLRLLKGVLLLDELNSTDPNAVENSDGLLFFLTPNNVDRSRERLQKILEKADHWGPIPLTVIAYNFSSATDESVEELLDIDSLLEEGKIHDFEIIHHRETEKCPLRTTFAKALAYLASSYNFESTLEMQSQTAFIGTCLGEELWHRLQISANQNSKLLEACQDPNFVIQLYNQAVDRVNNLVQHNFSVYPDFPAEFKPFVSKRRFDIPLDLEYFPKDWRNPERQKKLVKFFNDLKLNPMTSLPQSVRSIQDLKVPLLEYIKKCLPKVSEKNLRRLQALVIQEILKSLPPIVPPMETNLIINWLPPLTILSNEILRNRWGEALPHLPCEIIYHKREFLSYTRSLWWLPELKKIKRNPEPASRDLTVNGSFINDHTHQDDLDGSTSFMEDSASNSTATTFSPKRMKLNISLGKDDLEEVLLRSRRCLERAEEKINRCREFTQQSRDLTGRLDGQLYDQERTFRLNRWQWDANFR; encoded by the exons ATGTCCGACGACGATGTAATTGTCCTAGATGATTCACCGCAACGGAAATCAATCAG TTGCGAACAAATCCCGGAACTGTTTCTGGACAAGCTTATCGCCAAGCAGCATTTCAGTCAGTTCGGACGCATCAATCGGTTCATTCTGCGGCCGAAGCGATTTTCGTGCACCGTCGAGTACGAGAGCCAACAGGCGGCGGAAGCAGCCCTCGCCAGGGGGAATGTGTTCCGGGACGTGCGGTTCAACATCTATTGGACCGATGATGTGCCTGGTGGTGGCGGTAATGGTAACGGCAACGATGGCAATGGATTAGGAGCGATCGATCCGGAAGTCCAACAGGAGTTGAGCATTATGAGTGGCGGTCCAAGCAGTTTGCCGCAACGGCAGACGACAAAAGCCCCGATGACCAATAAGCAAG cAATTGAATCATTTCTGAAGAAAACAGAGCGGTTCCCAAATTTTCCGGTGGTTGCGCCACCCAAACCGTCGGCTCTTCGGATGGTCCCTGCAAAGCTGTCAGAACCGTTAGCTCCGATAAGTATCGCCGTTGGTTCTTCTTCGTCTAGCGACCCTAAGATAAACCAAACGCGGAGCGAATTCGAGGTCCTAGCTCGTAAACCGGCTTTCACGGCCGAGGAGCGGTATCGAGTTTTGGATGCGCGCGATAAATACGTGCGCTCGATTACGGATCGAACGACCGATATTCGTAAGGTGCGCAGTACCCAAGGAACCTGTGAGGACATGTGTCCGGAGAAGGAGCGATACATGCGGGAATGCAAATTCCAGGTGGCTTCCTATGAGAGCGGCGAGGAAGGTGGCCAACAGATGGACCATGCTAAAGCTATCAAACAGTATTCGAGAAGTTCGGCTGATCAGGAAGCTCCGTTGGCGCTGGAATTGCGCTCGGAACGAGGTTTGGAGCTGTCGATGGGCTACCTGCTACACAAGATAGCTGATAAATGTGAAGATGAAGATGTGGGTCTCGGCGATTGGTTCCATTATGTTTGGGATCGTACCAGAAGTATTCGGAAGGACATCACCCAGCAGGAACTGTGCTCGGTGCGTGCCGTTCGATTAGTAGAGCAGTGTGCCCGATTTCACATTCACTGTGCTGCCAGGTTGATTGCCGAGGAACCGTCGGTGTTCGACCAGAAGATCAATACGGAGAATATGACCAAATGTTTGCAATCCTTGAAATACATGTACCACGATTTGGGACTGAAAGGTGTACGCTGTCCGAACGAGGCCGAATTCAGGGGCTACGTGATTCTGTTGAACTTGAACGACGGCAACTTTTTGTGGGAGATCAAACAACTGCCAAAAGATATCCTCAAATCACGAGAAGTCCGATTTGCCTTGGAAGTTTACTTCGCTGTCGAAAATAATAACTATGTGCGATTCTTCCGGTTGGTTGAGAAAACAACCTATATGAATGCTTGCATtttgctaagatatttcaaccaAGTAAGATCCCGAGCTCTACAAACAATGCTTCGTGCTTACACTTATCGAAATCCTGCCACTTTCTCGTTAGAGCATTTTTGCGATATATTGGCATTCGAAGATACAGAAGCGGCAGCATCTTTCCTGGAGGCCTACGGACTTCCTGTCAATGCAGACTTAGGTACAGTCCTAATGGATCCAAAACTATTCGAAAGACCGGAAGTGCCCTTCCAACTAGAACGAGCTTATCAACTGGTAGAAAGCAAACGAACAACAACAGTTGGCGAGGTCATTTCCGGAGAACCTTTGATAGATATCAGTCTGATTCACGACCACCAGCTTGAAAATAGCTTCAACGCAAACGGTTACTTCCGGGAAGATTTCTTGCGAGATTTGATGAAACAAAGCAAACAGTTGGAGCCCCCAATTTCACCAGTCCCACTGTCCCCGGCAACGGACGACGACAAACTGTTCAAAGTCCCTTCACCGACTTCAATTTCGCCAAAACCTCTCTTCCCAAAACCAGCCATTTCCAGCAACCAAGGACTGTTTCAACCATCTCGTTTCGGAGCCACCACATCTAAAATTGAAATCGGTGCTCCCGCTCCGGTCGCGCCATCAATCTTCTCCAAATCCAGCCCCTCACCAACACTCTCCGGAATCACCCCCTTATCCGAAGAAAGAACAccaacaccagcagcagcaatgGCAGCAACCGGACACGGTTCCAATATGTTCGGTTACGTTCCGTTCCCGGGTGTGGGGGGAGCTGCTAGCGGCAACTCAATTTTCGGATCCTTCCAAACACCAAAAACGGAAGGAAGTTCCGCCGCTCTGGCGGGATCCATTTTTGGCATCTCCAAACTGCAGCAGCACGGAGATGAACAACTTAAGCTGAATAAACAGAAACAAGAGGAAGAGCAAAGGCGCCAGAAACAGCTGGAAGAGGAGCAGCGGGAGTTGAAGCGGAAACTGGTGGAG AAACAAGAGCAAGAGCTACGACAGCAGCGGGAAGCCGAGGAGGAGCGCATCCGGCGGGAGCTGATTGCCCGGAAGCAGGCCGAAATCCGTCGCCTTAAGGAGTTGGAGGAGGAAGGCAAACGACAGCTGGAAGCCACGGTCCTGAAGATAGCGGAACGTATTTGGACCGAACTATCCGATGATTTGATCGGCCAGGATGTGGAACAGATTGCCGAGGAGTGCTACTACAAGCATCAGGTGTGTGAGGTGCTGCCTCAGAAGAATTCGGACGCTATACAGGAAGAAGTGCTCGGAGAACTGGTTTCGGAGCTGGTCCGAGAGGAGATGCTTGTTCGACAAAGTTTGGAGAATAGACAGCTCAATATAATGCGGAAGTTTTTCAAGATTTGGCGGAAGAATGCGCATCAGGTGGTTGAAAATCGGGCGCAGATCGAAAATAGCCCGGCTTGGTTGCCGGAAAGGGGATTGACGGAGTTAGCTCGAGGGTGTTTCGAGAAGCACCAGACCATTAGCATGGCCGATATGAAACGATACCTTGGAGGTGTGTCGCAGATTTTGAAGATTCCGGAACGCAAGGAGGAGAAAATCGATTTGTTCGATCTGATGAGAAGTCACATGAGTGGCGGTCGAAAAAAGCGCTCCGAATCGTTAATCAAGAACCATGTTTATTGGAAACTGACCATTTCAATTCCGTTTAAACAAGAGGAAGACTCGTctggattttattattttatcaataagTGGTTGAAAGATGCTGTGAATAGATACATTGAAGCAGACGGTAAATGCTTGTTTTTGGAAGCGCAGGAATCTGCAGCTGCACGAGAACGACTTGTCGTATGCCTGAGACTTTTGAAAGGCGTTTTATTGTTGGATGAATTGAACTCCACGGATCCGAATGCTGTTGAAAATTCAGATGGTTTGCTGTTTTTCCTCACACCCAATAATGTAGATCGATCACGAGAAAGGTTGCAAAAGATACTGGAGAAAGCAGATCATTGGGGTCCGATCCCGTTAACAGTTATCGCTTACAATTTCTCCTCTGCCACGGACGAATCTGTGGAAGAGTTGTTAGATATTGATTCGCTTCTAGAGGAAGGAAagattcatgattttgaaatcatACACCACCGGGAAACGGAAAAATGTCCACTGAGGACAACGTTCGCGAAAGCTCTTGCATATTTGGCTTCCTCTTATAATTTCGAATCTACTCTAGAGATGCAATCTCAAACGGCATTTATCGGAACTTGCCTGGGGGAAGAACTGTGGCATCGCTTGCAAATTTCTGCCAATCAGAATAGCAAGCTATTGGAAGCCTGTCAAGATCCCAATTTCGTCATACAGCTCTACAATCAAGCTGTTGATCGAGTCAACAATCTGGTTCAACACAACTTTTCCGTATATCCAGATTTTCCCGCAGAATTTAAACCATTCGTTTcgaagcgacgttttgatataCCGCTAGATCTTGAATATTTCCCCAAGGATTGGCGAAACCCAGAGCGCCAAAAGAAACTTGTCAAGTTTTTCAACGACCTTAAACTAAACCCAATGACATCTCTACCTCAATCAGTACGATCGATCCAGGATTTAAAAGTACCATTGCTcgaatacataaaaaaatgtcTCCCTAAAGTTAGCGAGAAAAATCTCCGTAGGCTGCAGGCCCTAGTAATCCAAGAAATCCTCAAATCGCTTCCCCCAATTGTCCCTCCAATGGAAACCAATCTCATCATAAATTGGCTACCTCCACTAACAATACTCTCGAACGAGATTCTTCGCAACCGTTGGGGTGAAGCCCTGCCCCATTTACCGTGCGAAATAATCTACCACAAGCGGGAATTCCTAAGCTACACGCGTTCCCTCTGGTGGCTACCGGAGTTGAAAAAGATCAAACGAAACCCCGAACCGGCTAGCCGCGATCTGACAGTCAACGGCAGTTTCATTAATGACCACACCCATCAGGACGATCTTGACGGATCGACATCTTTCATGGAAGACTCCGCCAGCAACAGCACTGCGACCACTTTCAGTCCAAAGCGAATGAAGTTGAACATAAGTCTCGGCAAGGACGATTTGGAAGAGGTGCTGCTCCGTAGCCGACGCTGTCTGGAACGGGCCGAGGAAAAGATCAACCGTTGCCGGGAGTTTACCCAGCAATCGCGGGACCTGACCGGCCGCCTCGATGGGCAGCTGTACGACCAGGAGCGAACCTTCCGCCTGAACCGGTGGCAGTGGGATGCCAACTTTAGGTAG